GCACAGGCCAGGTGGTCATATTCACCGGGAATGATATCAGCAGGAAAACACGGCCTACCAAAGCCGGATTAAAAATATTCTTACCCAGTCCGCCAAAGGCCATTTTCCCCACACCAATAGCTATTAATGCCCCAACAATTAGCATCCATACAGGCAGGTTGCTCGGTACATTAAAAGCAAGAAGGATACCTGTGACAACCGCTGAGCCATCAGTGATAGTTATTTCGCCTTTAAGCAAAAATTTTTGAATGAGATACTCGAACAGCATGCATGCTGCAACAGAAATCAACGTCAGGATAAGCGCCTGATAACCAAAAAAATAAATCGACACCAGGAAGGCAGGAATAAGGGCGTAAACCACACCGAACATGATCTTTTGTACTGATTGTCCGCTGTGTATATGTGGCGAACCGGATATTGTGAGAACTGCCATAATTTATTTTTTTCCTCTGTTTCTTATATTCTGACCGACCTGGAATTTTCCCAACCTGATATAGTCGAGCAAGGGTCTACCTGAAGGACAAATATAATGACATGACCCGCATTCGATGCAATCCATCACCCGGTGCTTTTCAGCTGTGTCATGCTCCTCATGTGCAACAAGCTGGGCCAGAAGATAAGGTTCAAGTCCCATGGGACAGACCCCAATGCACTTTGCACAACGAATACAATTTTGAACCCTGACACGCTTCGATTCCTGCTCCGGAAAGATCAGGAAGCCCGAAGAACCTTTCACCACCGGCACATCGGGTGATGTCAGGGCTTTTCCCATCATAGGCCCACCGCTGAGGATTTTACCGGTATTGTCAGGAAGACCTCCGGCAGCAATGAGAAGATCTGACAAAGGAGTTCCTATTCTCACCCAAAAATTGGATGGCTGACTGACGGATATTCCCGTCACTGTTACTACACGTTCAATTAAGGGTTTATTCTTCTGAACAGCTTCATAAACCGCATAAGCCGTACCCACATTATTAACAACGCAGCCAACTTCCACAGGCAACTTACCGGATGGGACTTCCCTTCCTGTGAGGGCTTTTATCAATTGCTTTTCTCCCCCCTGGGGATATTTTACCTTTAATGCCTGGACTTCAATACCTTCGAAATGACCCGCCAGTTCCTTCATATAGGCAATGGCGTCGATTTTATTATTTTCTATACCGACGATACATTTTTTCACATTCAATCCTTTCATAAGGATGGATGCCCCCACGAGGATCTCTTCTCCCTTCTCCAGCATCAGGCGGTGGTCGGCAGTCAGAAATGGTTCACACTCCACACCATTAATGATGAGCAGCTCAGCCTTTTTGCCTTCAGGCACCATGAGTTTAACATGTGAGGGGAATGTAGCTCCGCCCATACCCACAATGCCCATCTGAAAAATCCTATCAATGATCTCCTTTGATGTAAACCTGATGTCCCTGTTAATTTCCTGGCTCCTGTCAATGGATTCTTCCCAGTTATCATCACTCACATCGATAAATACTGCTTCTCTCCTGTAGCCGCTTTGGTCGATGACTTCATCAACCTTAACTACTGTACCGGAGACTGAGGAGTGAACGTTGGAGGAGATAAAAGCTTCTCCTTTAGCAATAAGTTGGCCGGTCTTCACTGTATCACCCTTTTTGACCATGACTTTAGCCGTGGCGCCCATGCTTTGCGACAGTGGTATATACACTTTTTTTGGCAGTCCAGGGATTTCCAGTGGTTGTTTTGCAGATAGCTTATTTTCTGCCGGATGGATACCCCCGAGTTTAAATGTTTTCAACATATGACCTCCACTTTCTTTTCCGTCTCCGGTGCTTTTTCCTTTCTTGGCGGGAAGTTTATTTCTTGGATAGCAAAAGTCGGGCATTCAGGGGCACATTTCCGGCAGAGTGTGCATTTGTTAAAATCGATATAAGCCAGGTTTTTCTCCAGGGTGATGGCATCGAACCTGCATACCTTAACACATGCACCGCAGCCAATGCAGGCCACTTTACAGTTTTTCCTGGCTACACCGCCTTTTTCCTCGTTTATGCAGGAGACAAAGATTCTCCGGTTTTTAGGTCCCTTATTTCTGAGTTCTATAATAAGACGGGGGCAGGCTTTAACGCAAGCGCCACAGGCCACACATTTATCTTCGATGATCACCGGCAGGCCGGATTCAGCGTCCATATACATGGCATCGAACTGGCACGATCTTACGCAATCGCCCAGACCGAGACAGCCAAAAGGGCATCCGCTTTCACCAGCATACAAGTTATGGGCAAAAGCACATGTTGCAGCACCGTCGAAATACACTTTCCTTGGTGCATTCTCAACAGAGCCGTTGCAGCGTAAAACAGCGACTTTCAAAGCTACCTTACCAACTTCGTAGCCAAGGATTTCGCCAACTCGTTTCATCACCTCATTGCCACCAACCGGACAGAAGAAACCATCCAGCTTGTCGGCATGGACCAATGCCTCTGCAAAATTCCTGCACCCTGCATAACCACATCCTCCGCAATTTGCTCCGGGCAGCGATACTTCAACAAGATCAATATTCGAATCTTCGATAACTTTGAATTTCTGAGCAATAAAATAGAGGACGACCGCCGAAACAATGCCAATAGCACTCAGAACAACCACAGCAAAAATCAATACACTGCTCACTTTTAACTCCTTTCAGGTTTCACAAACAACCCAAATACCAGTGTTATTTCTTTAACAAATGACCGACAAAAGTAAAAACAAATGAAGAATTTACCATCCAAAACCATATATTTTTTAGGGGAAAGGAAAGATTCTGAGTGAAAGACCTTTTTTTCTTTAATTCCTTTAATGAATGGCCTCAGGCCTCAATTATAATATAGTAAATCACTCCCAGGTATTTGCCCTGATACGTCATCGGACAGCAATAAAAGGTTCCTGTATTGCCTTCCAGGAGAGTCTGTTTAAACGTCGCCTCAGTTCTGTTCACGACGGCATCATAGAAAGATTTCTCTTGCAGATCTTCGGGTTTGACCGGGTAATTTTTCAGACTGTGTGATGGCGGGTATCCAAACTGGCATGTCACGGTTGAATCGGTATATTCAATGGCATATACCTTATGAGCTGCGTAAAAGGATTGAAAATAAATAAGTGCTTCCTCCTTATTGCCCCGGGCAACAAGGGATAAGAAATCTTCATTGCCAGCCAATGCTTTCAAATCATCAGCAGCTGTTTTCAATCCAAGATCTTTTACCGTTCTTTTTACATCGTGTTCTCCTATGGGTTTGATCAATACGATCTTCCATTCATTGCCATAGGTGTCGATTGTTGTCCAGAAAGCCTCGTTAGTCACAGGTTTTTCCAGACCATGACCGAGGAAATTATAAGTAGCACTGCCATCCTTCTCCTCTGCAATTCTGGCAGCTGTTTTCAGGGATTCTGTATAAGACTTGTATAAGGGATCGGTAAATAAATTCCTGCCTATTTCTTCAGTGTCATAATCATAGAGAATAACTCCATCCTGTTGCATCACCCAAATATCGACTGGAACGCCTTCAATAACCGGTGTGATAATATTTTTAAGGAACGACTCCGGCCGGATGAGCATTGTGGTGATACCTGTAAATTCATTTGATGCAGATATGACAGGATAAGCCAGAACAATTGCCTGAAAACCTTCTACTGCAGTAAATGCCGAACTTAACACAGGTTTTTTTGTTTGTTTTACTTTAACAATATGCTCTTGTTTACTGATATCTATGCCTTCTGATCCCTTATATGTATCGGGCACGATTACACATAGGACACCCTCGGGTGTAATGGTTGCAATTTCTATCACCGAATTTATTTTCCCAAATTCATTACGAAGAATATTCCTGGCTTTTTCTGAATCAATCGCGACACTGGTGAGTTTTTTTGAAATGGCACTCATACTCGTATCCATTTGCCGGATGACCTGAAAAATCTGATCAGTCGCATTTTCAAGGACCACAGGGAGTTCGACCCTCTTACTTTTGCAGGATGAGAACATTAATGCAATTGCTGTCAAGCATAAAAATGATACAATAAATAGTCTTTTCATAGTGAGTAAAAGTTAAAAATATCAGTAAATTTAAGAATATCTTTCAGGCGATGCAACTATATTTTTTATTTTAACTCAATGGCTTTTATGATCACAATTTCTACCTTTACTACCATTAATATTGGAGAAAGCGAAATGACTGTCAGAAATGCAAATATCTCTCATGATTCAAACATGCCTAGCTTGACTATCAACCTTTTAGGGTTAAACCTCAGACGTATAAATTAATACTCACCAAACTATTCTCATAATGAAACGAATTGTCGCCTTATTACTTGTTTTGTTCTCTATTTATGAACCCCATGTTTTCGCACAACAGGAGAACTCACAAACAAAGGGCATCTAAGCCATCACACGCGAAGTGGTAAAAGGTCAGCTGGATTTTCTCTCTTCCGACTGGACCGAAGGCCGTGAAACTGGTGAAAAAGGGATGTTCATGGCTGCCGATTATATTGCCAGCATGTTCATGGTTTATGGACTTAAACCTGCCGGAGATATTGAATGGAAATATCCCCGCTGGTTTGATGACGACGATGGGGATAGACCTCAAAAAAACATCACTTATTTCCAGAATTTCAATTTAATTCGTTATAAACCTGCTGATATACAAGAATTTAGTATTATTCCGGCAAAAAATATTTCTAATAATGAAATCACTTTCAATTACAAAACCGATTTTAAAGTCT
The sequence above is drawn from the Bacteroidota bacterium genome and encodes:
- the rsxC gene encoding electron transport complex subunit RsxC, with protein sequence MLKTFKLGGIHPAENKLSAKQPLEIPGLPKKVYIPLSQSMGATAKVMVKKGDTVKTGQLIAKGEAFISSNVHSSVSGTVVKVDEVIDQSGYRREAVFIDVSDDNWEESIDRSQEINRDIRFTSKEIIDRIFQMGIVGMGGATFPSHVKLMVPEGKKAELLIINGVECEPFLTADHRLMLEKGEEILVGASILMKGLNVKKCIVGIENNKIDAIAYMKELAGHFEGIEVQALKVKYPQGGEKQLIKALTGREVPSGKLPVEVGCVVNNVGTAYAVYEAVQKNKPLIERVVTVTGISVSQPSNFWVRIGTPLSDLLIAAGGLPDNTGKILSGGPMMGKALTSPDVPVVKGSSGFLIFPEQESKRVRVQNCIRCAKCIGVCPMGLEPYLLAQLVAHEEHDTAEKHRVMDCIECGSCHYICPSGRPLLDYIRLGKFQVGQNIRNRGKK
- a CDS encoding RnfABCDGE type electron transport complex subunit B is translated as MSSVLIFAVVVLSAIGIVSAVVLYFIAQKFKVIEDSNIDLVEVSLPGANCGGCGYAGCRNFAEALVHADKLDGFFCPVGGNEVMKRVGEILGYEVGKVALKVAVLRCNGSVENAPRKVYFDGAATCAFAHNLYAGESGCPFGCLGLGDCVRSCQFDAMYMDAESGLPVIIEDKCVACGACVKACPRLIIELRNKGPKNRRIFVSCINEEKGGVARKNCKVACIGCGACVKVCRFDAITLEKNLAYIDFNKCTLCRKCAPECPTFAIQEINFPPRKEKAPETEKKVEVIC
- a CDS encoding PDC sensor domain-containing protein, producing MKRLFIVSFLCLTAIALMFSSCKSKRVELPVVLENATDQIFQVIRQMDTSMSAISKKLTSVAIDSEKARNILRNEFGKINSVIEIATITPEGVLCVIVPDTYKGSEGIDISKQEHIVKVKQTKKPVLSSAFTAVEGFQAIVLAYPVISASNEFTGITTMLIRPESFLKNIITPVIEGVPVDIWVMQQDGVILYDYDTEEIGRNLFTDPLYKSYTESLKTAARIAEEKDGSATYNFLGHGLEKPVTNEAFWTTIDTYGNEWKIVLIKPIGEHDVKRTVKDLGLKTAADDLKALAGNEDFLSLVARGNKEEALIYFQSFYAAHKVYAIEYTDSTVTCQFGYPPSHSLKNYPVKPEDLQEKSFYDAVVNRTEATFKQTLLEGNTGTFYCCPMTYQGKYLGVIYYIIIEA